The Proteus sp. ZN5 genome includes the window ACTCTGCGCGGTGATAACGCCATGTCTACATTATTTGGTCATGTGAAAGGTGCATTTACAGGTGCATTACAAGCAAGACAAGGGTTATTAAGAGAAGCCGATAAAGGGATTTTATTTCTTGATGAAATTGCGGAATTAGGACTTGATGAACAAGCAATGTTACTGAAAGCAATAGAAGAGAAATCGTTTTATCCTTATGGCTCCGATACTGAAGTGCAAAGCGATTTCCAGCTAATCGCAGGTACACATCGTGATATGGACAAGCAAATTGCGAAAGGGCTTTTTCGTGAAGATCTCTATGCAAGGATCAATTTATGGTCTTTTTCACTGCCCGGTTTAGCCAATCGTAAAGAGGATATTGAGCCTAACATCGATTATGAATTGCATCATTTTGCAAAGCTTTATCAAAAGGCAATCCGCTTTAACTCTGATGCGAAATCACACTATATTCGATTTGCAACATCTGAACAGGCATTATGGCGTGGTAATTTCCGTGAACTTAGTGCTAGTATAACGCGAATGGCAACACTTGCCGAAAATGGTCGTATTACCCTTCCTCTTGTTGATGAAGAAATTAATCGTTTAAAACAAAATTGGGGAGTTGCTTCCTCTTCTTTATTTAATAGTACTGATATTGATCTTTTCGATCTTAGCCAACTCAATACCGTTATCAAAACGTGCCAGCAATCATCAACACTCTCAGAAGCCGGTAGAAAACTTTTCGCAGTATCAAGACAAAATAAAAAACAACCCAACGATGCCGATCGCCTACGTAAGTATCTTGCGAAATTCGATTTAAGTTGGGAACAAATTCGACATGGAGAATAATATTTCATTATGGAGCTCACTTTTTTAGGCACTAACGCAGGCGTTCCTTCTAAAGATCGCAATGTCACCAGTATGGTGCTTGATTTACAAAATAAACAAAAAAGTATGTGGATGTTTGATTGTGGTGAAGCGACACAACATCAAATATTGCATACTCGCGTAAAATTACCGCGTTTAAATAAAATTTTTATTACCCACTTACATGGCGACCATATTTTTGGTTTACCGGGATTACTTTGTAGTCGCTCCATGGGCGGAACCGAAACGCTGTTAACGGTGTATGGTCCTACGGGTATCAAAACTTTTATAGAGACTGCACTGACCTTAAGCCAATCTTATTTAACCTACCCTATTAATATTGTCGAAATTGACGAAGCGGGTTTTCTGTTTGAAGAAGAAGGTATGAAAGTTAGCTGTGAAGCACTTTCTCATCCTGTACCTTGTTTTGGCTATCGCTTAGAAGAAGAAAACAGCCCTGGTAAATTAGATGCAGAAAAACTGAAAGCGGACAACATTCCTGCAGGACCTTGGTTACAAGAGTTAAAACAAGGTAAAACCATTACCTTGTCAGATGGAAGAGTCATTGACGGCAAAAAGTATATTGGCCCTGAAACAAAAGGTCGTTGTATTGCAATTTTCGGTGATACACAACCCACTCCAAATGCATTAAAGCTGGCGAATAATGCAGATATTATTGTTCATGAAGCGACGTTTAAACATGAAATGGCAGAGCAAGCGAATAGCCGTGGACACTCAACAACGGTACAAGCAGCACAGTTAGCCAAAGATGCTAATGTCAAAAAGCTGATTATCACACATATTAGTAGTCGCTATTCACCCGAAGACTGTGTTGAGTTACTCAATGAAAGCCAACAGATCTTTAGCCATACTAAAATGGCTTCTGATTTTGAGATATTTAAGTTGTAATTGTGCTTTCACTAAATAACCGTGGCGATATTATGTCGCCACTGTTATGGCTCATACTTCACTCATCGACGTATATTTTAGTTAGTTATCTATAACGTAGTGCGTTTTATCTTCCCATCTTGCAAAATAAAATTAACTTTTCCATCCCAGAATTCAGCTAAGAAAATATCTTCTGGTTTCTCAATATGCTGATTTTTCATCTCATCTTGAAGCCATGCTTCATCTTTTTCTATTTGCGCTAATTCTGATGTTCGAATAACCCCATCTTTCATAACAATAATCGAAGGCATTTTTGCGCCGTCACATACCACGGTGATTTGTCCATCAGGTTCAATTTGCGCGTAATTGACCTCTTGAAACGAATGAATACCTTGTGCATGAAGACGAGAGGTTATGTTTAAAATGTCTATTTTGTTCTTTTTCTCCATGATGTTTTCCATTATAAACTCGCCCTTTTTTATAATGGGAATAGGGTTACCAATAGTCACAGCACGGAAAAAATTGAATCGCTTACTGATATAATTAAGCAAAGAGATAAAACAGACACCAATTAAGAAGACGACAATATATTGATAAAGAGGGATCGCATCAGTGTAAATCACCCCACCCATAATGCCACCAAGTACAAAATTACCAATAAAATCAATAGGTGTTAATTGAGAGAGTTGTGTTTTACCCGATAAATTCATATGGGCTAATATGATAGTAAAACCAATAATAAATTTGATAATAACCAGAAAGTAATATTCCATTTGAGTCTCACATTTCCAATAATTTCTGTACTTATTATAAAGCAGAAAATCTCACCCAGATAAAAATCTAAATTATTTTTGATGATATTTGACTAAGAAAAAACACTTAATATACTTAGGTTTGTTGATTTTAAGACTCACACTATACTTATTACGATGATTTAATCGTAATCTCTTACTATCAACTCAATAGCTTCTCGCCTTTTCTAGTTCTTACGCGGGATATCACTGAATTGTTTTTGAACACACATTTTGGAGAAAAAAATGAATAAAAAACTACTTACTTCATTGGTTCTAGCGGGTCTTGTTACTATTACAGCAGGTTGTGATGACTCATCTAAAAAAGTTGATGAAGGTATTGATAAGGCAAAAGAAACAGCAACTCAAGTAACTGAAACAGCACAAGATAAAGCCAAAGAGTTGACAGAACAAGCTAAAGATAAAGCAGCCGACTTGAAAGAAGATGCATCCGCAAAAGCAGATGAATTAACACAACAAGCTCAAGAGCTAAAAGATAAAGCGGAGCAAAAAGCAGCTGAGCTAAAAACGCAAGCTGATGAAAAAACAGATGCCCTAAAAGAGAGCATTTCACAAAAAACCGATGAGCTAAAAGATGCAAGTGCTGCAAAAGCAGAAGAAATTAAGCAAAGCCTAGAAGCTGAAAGCAATAAATTATCTGAAAAAGCCGCAGAATTAAAACAAGATGCGAGCAAAACAGCAGATAACCTGATGCAAGAAGCAGACAACAAGATTGAACAGCTAAAAGGTGATGCATCAAAAACCAGCGATGATGTAAAACAACAAGCTCAAGAGACTGAAAATAAAGCACTTGATAAAGCGGATCAATTAACAGATCAAGCCAAACAAAAAATTGATGATTTAAAAACTGAAAACAAATAACATGATTTCAGTTTTTTTGATGAATCTAAAGCCAGTAAATTTTTACTGGCTTTTTTTGTACAAAAAAAAGACAAGGGTTGATCGGTTAAGCAAAAAATGTAACCATGTTCTCCTTTTTTCAACAGGAGAAACCTATTAAAGAGTGAAAGCACCTAATATATAAAGTCATTAATAAATTGATTTAATTGCATTTTTCTTCACTTTACGGAAAAAATAATTTAGTTCCGTTCTTTTATAAAACATCTTACCGACTTGGTGTTTTATTCAAATTTTCTTATGAACTTTTCTTTTCTGATGATATTAGTAATCAGAAAATAGGTAGCGAAAAGTCTCTTTCTAGGAAAATAACAAAAAATAGGTTAACTATGAGTCAACAAAACGATATAACCCCTCAAAAAGTTAGGATGAAAATTAATCCTCCCGTTTTTTATACATCAGCACTGTTAATTTTACTGGTCGTTGGTTTCTCTGCGTTATTTCCAGAGTTGGCTAATGATAAATTAGGTCATCTTCAGGAAAACCTCTTCACGAATGCGAGCTGGTTCTACATTCTAGCCGTTGCATTGGTTTTGCTGAGTGTGACTTATTTAGGCCTTTCTCGTTTTGGTCAAATCAAGTTGGGGCCTGATCATGCTCGCCCTCATTTTAGTTATTTTGCTTGGTTTGCCATGCTCTTTTCCGCAGGAATGGGAATTGGCTTAATGTTCTTTGGTGTTGCTGAACCTGTCATGCATTATTTAATGCCTCCGACCGGTGATGCTCAGACCATAGAAGCAGCCAAAGAAGCTATGCGATTAACTTTTTTCCATTGGGGATTACATGCATGGGCTATTTATGCCATTGTCGCTTTAATCTTGGCTTTTTTCTCTTATCGCCATGGTTTGCCATTAACATTGCGTTCTGCACTTTATCCTATTATTGGTGATCGCATACATGGACCTATTGGCCATGCCGTCGATATTTTTGCTGTTATGGGAACAGTTTTTGGTGTTGCAACTTCTCTGGGATTTGGTGTTCTGCAAGTTAATGCAGGTTTAAACCATCTTTTTAATGTACCCATTAATCCAACCGTGCAAGTCGTATTGATTGTTGTGATAACAGGACTTGCAACTATTTCAGTTGTTTCTGGGCTAGAAAAAGGG containing:
- the rtcR gene encoding RNA repair transcriptional activator RtcR — its product is MKRKVVIGVLGTTLDKRGKSHKRWNSWRPTISICHQKDFPVSRLVMIHQPNDSMLASKITEDIHTISPDTEVLPYEIDICDPWDLEEVYSHFLDFAVSYPFDTENEEYYVHITTGTHIAQICWFLLTEAHYLPAKLLQTSPSSKIENEDGIKTVQSATGSYAVIDLDLSRYTKLTSRFEHYHNESLSFLKSGIATRNERFNTLIAQIERVALRSVAPILLTGPTGAGKSFLAQRIYELRQSRHFVNGRFIAVNCATLRGDNAMSTLFGHVKGAFTGALQARQGLLREADKGILFLDEIAELGLDEQAMLLKAIEEKSFYPYGSDTEVQSDFQLIAGTHRDMDKQIAKGLFREDLYARINLWSFSLPGLANRKEDIEPNIDYELHHFAKLYQKAIRFNSDAKSHYIRFATSEQALWRGNFRELSASITRMATLAENGRITLPLVDEEINRLKQNWGVASSSLFNSTDIDLFDLSQLNTVIKTCQQSSTLSEAGRKLFAVSRQNKKQPNDADRLRKYLAKFDLSWEQIRHGE
- the rnz gene encoding ribonuclease Z — translated: MELTFLGTNAGVPSKDRNVTSMVLDLQNKQKSMWMFDCGEATQHQILHTRVKLPRLNKIFITHLHGDHIFGLPGLLCSRSMGGTETLLTVYGPTGIKTFIETALTLSQSYLTYPINIVEIDEAGFLFEEEGMKVSCEALSHPVPCFGYRLEEENSPGKLDAEKLKADNIPAGPWLQELKQGKTITLSDGRVIDGKKYIGPETKGRCIAIFGDTQPTPNALKLANNADIIVHEATFKHEMAEQANSRGHSTTVQAAQLAKDANVKKLIITHISSRYSPEDCVELLNESQQIFSHTKMASDFEIFKL
- a CDS encoding YetF domain-containing protein, with the protein product MEYYFLVIIKFIIGFTIILAHMNLSGKTQLSQLTPIDFIGNFVLGGIMGGVIYTDAIPLYQYIVVFLIGVCFISLLNYISKRFNFFRAVTIGNPIPIIKKGEFIMENIMEKKNKIDILNITSRLHAQGIHSFQEVNYAQIEPDGQITVVCDGAKMPSIIVMKDGVIRTSELAQIEKDEAWLQDEMKNQHIEKPEDIFLAEFWDGKVNFILQDGKIKRTTL